TGGTTGATGCCATTATTAACAGCGTAGAATACAGCGAAGCCTTTGGTGAAGATACAATTCCTTACGAACGGTATTTGACTCCTGGTGGTGTATCCGGGCGACAATTGCGTGTTGGTAGTATTCGTGATGATATTGCCGCAAAAGTCCAGAAGGAAGTAACACCGAGCTTTGTGACACTAGGTACTGTAACAGAAAATCGGTCAGAACCAGATATTCAGTTCCGCATTAACCAAGGTGTCAGCAAGCAACGGGAACAAACCAAAGTCTTCAAGCTTGTGGCTAATACCAGTGACAAAGTTGCAGTCAAAACTTTGATTAGCGCTGCGTATCGTCAGATTTTTGAGCGGGATATTGCACCCTACATCGCCAAAAACGAATTTACAAAGTGGGAAAGCAAGCTGGGGAATGGCGAAATTAGTGTGAAGGAATTTATTGAAGGTTTGGGTTACTCTAACCTCTACCTGAAAGAGTTCTACACACCTTATCCCAACACCAAAGTGATTGAGTTGGGAACCAAACACTTCTTGGGACGTGCGCCACTAGACCAAGCAGAAATCCGCAAGTATAACCAGATTTTGGCTACTCAAGGTATTCGTGCCTTTATTGGTGCTTTGGTAGATAGTGTGGAATATAACCAGGTGTTTGGTGAAGATACAGTGCCTTACCGTCGCTTCCCGACCTTACCTGCGGCAAACTTCCCCAATACAGAGAAGTTGTACAACCAGCTTACCAAGCAAAACGATGACGTGGTTGTACCAAGCTTTAAGCCAGTACAAGCCCGTATCGGAGCTAGTAACGATACACCGCTAGTGCTACAGGCGATCGCAGATATCGCAGCACAAGCAAATGGTAAGCCATCCTTTGCGGAACTGGGTCGTTCCTACAACGATGGTAGCGGACAATCAGTGGAACAAGGTGTGCGTAAACATGCACGCATTTACCGTCTAACCGAAAACACCAACCAAGCCGAAAAACAACAGGCAATCAACGCCATTTATCGGCAAGTGTTGGATGTATTTAGCGGTGAAGTACCTGATAATTTCCGCCGTACTGACCTAGATAGCAAACTCCAGAATGGTGAAATTTCCGTCCGCGATTTTGTGCGTGAACTAGCTAGTTCCCAAATCTATCGCCAGCGCTTCTTGTCACCTTATCCTCATGCCAAGGTCATTGAGTTCCTCTTCCGTCATCTGTTGGGGCGTACACCCGCAACTCAGGAAGAAATTAGCCAGTACAACAAGCTGCTAGCCGATAGTGGTTTGTCCGCTGCTGTAGAAGCCATAGTCGAAAGTCCAGAATATAGCCGCTACTTCGGTGAAGATGTTGTGCCTTACAACCGCTTCCCATCTCTGCCAGCAGGTAACTACCTTGGCAGTGTAGCGGTTGATTAGGGAATAGGGAGTAGGGAGTAGGGAATAGGGAGTAGGGAATAGATTATTTCCCATCCCCAATCCCCAATCCCTGGTCCCCCATTCGTAACCTTTCGTAATACTGCTCTCAGATTGCTGCTAAAAGAGTAAATTCTGAAAAGCAATATTACAAAGTATTAAGAGCAGTCATAAATGCTCAACAGAATGCCGGAAAATGTTTTGCGGAAGGTAACTGAGTTTAAAAGCTAGTTGACTTATGTTGACTCAAGCAAACTCGTAATTTATTAGCCGTAGCAGTTGTAAAACGGTTGTGTCTAAAAGAACGAGAAAACAAACTCAGTAAACCAAATCTAAAGTCGCACCAGTTTAATCAAATCCTGGTTTCATTCGTACTGGAGGAATCCATTAATGAGTATTGTCACGAAAGCTATCGTGAATGCTGATGCAGAAGCCCGCTACCTCAGCCCTGGTGAGTTAGATCGGATCAAGTCCTTTGTTGCAAGTGGTGAGCGCCGTGTGCGGATTGCTCAAATTTTGACAGAAAATCGCGAACGTCTTGTTAAGCAAGCTGGCGATCAACTGTTCCAAAAGCGTCCTGATGTTGTGTCTCCTGGTGGTAACGCTTACGGTCAAGAATTGACTGCTACCTGTCTGCGTGACCTAGATTATTACCTCCGCCTCATTACCTACGGTATTGTTGCTGGTGATGTTACCCCCATCGAAGAAATTGGTGTTATCGGTGCCCGTGAACTGTACAAGTCCTTGGGAACTCCTATCGATGGTGTTGCTGAAGGTATTCGTGGGCTGAAGAATGGAGCTGCTACATTGCTCTCTGGTGATGACGCTAGTGAAGCTGGTGGCTACTTCGACTACCTAGTTGGCGCTCTTCTAGGATAAGTTGAAGCTGTTTACCTACTTAAACAGAAGTATTGCAATACGGTTGGAAATAAGGAATTAACAACATGGCTCAAGACGCAATTACCGCTGTCATTAACTCCGCAGACGTTCAAGGTAAATACTTAGACAACGCTGCTTTAGAGAAGCTAAAAGTTTACTTCTCCACTGGCGAACTGCGGGTACGTGCTGCTAGCACCATCAGCGCTAATGCTGCTGCGATCGTTAAAGAAGCTGTAGCAAAATCTTTGCTATACTCTGATATCACTCGTCCCGGCGGCAACATGTACACCACCCGCCGCTATGCTGCCTGCATTCGTGATTTGGACTATTACCTCCGCTACGCTACCTACGCTTTGTTGGCTGGAGATCCTTCCATCCTAGATGAGCGTGTGTTGAACGGCTTGAAGGAAACCTACAATTCCTTGGGCGTTCCCGTTGGTGCTACCGTGCAAGCTATCCAAGCAATCAAGGAAGTAGCTGCCAGCTTGGTAGGTTCTGACGCTGGTAAGGAAGTCGGTGTTTACTTAGACTATATCTCTTCTGGCTTAAGCTAAGAGCTAGTTTGCGCTTAAGAATTTAGGTGCGGCTTTATTAAGGTCTGGAAATCAACCGTGAGTGCTAGAACGTTAGATTGCTTATCTTGGTAAATTATCAGTGATGAGTGTTAGTGGTCTAGTATTGATGTTTGATTTCCAGCCTTGGAATAATTAAAAGATTTGCACTCAAGATTTTGAGATAAAAAAAGTTTTCACAAAATATACAGGAGATTTTCAAAACATGGCCCGTTTCTTTAAAATTACTGCTCTAGTTCCCAGCCAAACCCGAATTCGTACCCAACGCGAACTGCAAAATACTTACTTTACTAAGCTAGTTCCTTATGAAAACTGGTTCCGTGAACAGCAACGTATTCAAAAAGCAGGTGGCACAATTATCAAAGTGGAGTTAGCAACTGGTAAGCAAGGTGCTAATACTGGCTTGTCGTAATTCTGTAAATAGAATATTATTTTAGGGAATTGGTAAGAGGTCGAAAAAGACCTCTTTTTTGTAGCTCAGATTTTTGCAAATCAAAAGTTAAACATATTTAAAAGGCGATACCCACGAGTGTAAAGTGGAACTGGAGCGTCAGGATTCTGTCTATTCTTAGCTTGTTCAACAGTTTCATCAAACACAATTAGCGTTTCTTTCCCAACCTTCAGCCAGTCTTCATAAGGCACACTCATATCTTCTTCAATACCACCAATATTAGGTGCTACCATTGCGCGATAAGCTTCATTGAATTTCCTGCGGAACCGGAAATCTACTGAGATTCTTAGACCTTCAGTTTTCCTTCTTACTGTTTGATGCAATCCACGGGCATCATTAAAGTACATTGTGCCGTGCTGTAGTTGTGCTTCTGTGTAGGAGACAACCATTGGAATATCCCGACCTTCAGCGAAGTCTGACATCACGTGCATAGACGGTAGTTCCATTTCGCGGGGCATTTCACCTGCTTCGATGGTGATATTATCGATGTCACCAAATAGTGGCAGAACCACTACAGTTGCATCAGCAGCAACACCTGCCCAGACATCACTGTGACATTTTGAGCTAGCGAAGGGCAAACCCAACTTCTTGGCATCAGTCTTACCGTAGACCATGCGGAGATTGACTGGTAAATCCACTGCATCAATCAGGTCATTTGCTCCTAGTTGGTAAAAAGCCTCTGCGACACTTTTTTGAAAGAGGTTAAATGCCAAAATGTGTTCTCGCTTGGGCATCAAAAGACCAGTGCCGGTGTAGTTCGGTAAAGTACTTCTTGCTGCTAGTAGTCGTTCCAGCATTTCAGCTTCCGAAAGAATGATGGGACTATTCAGACACGCTGAAATATAACCAGCAGCAGCAATTCGGATTTGTTGGAATAACTCAGGCTTTAATGTGTGTTCAAACAGTAGTCGGTACTGTCGCTTTGTAGCAATTTTATCAGCAAGCTCATCAAAGAGGCGATCGCCTAGCTCCGAAAATGCGATCGCACGTTCATATTGTAAGCGATCGCGCACTGGTGATTCTGCTAACAGTTCTTCTAACATCATTTCTTCCAACGTTATTCTAAATTGGCTAAATAACTCATGCATCCAAAGCCATTTCGTTTTCAAAACGAATCTTGGCTATTACAAATTAACAAGGTTATTCTTTTTATACTTCGTAAAATATACTGTTTTATTTCTCTTATCTATCTTGATTAAAAGAGTTAATTTTAACTTATTTAATAAAGCATAGATGAAGTTGGAGCTTAAAAGCCAAACTATCTATATGTGAAGTTGCTGTTAACTAAGTAACAAC
This Nostoc sp. C052 DNA region includes the following protein-coding sequences:
- a CDS encoding phycobilisome linker polypeptide; amino-acid sequence: MARFFKITALVPSQTRIRTQRELQNTYFTKLVPYENWFREQQRIQKAGGTIIKVELATGKQGANTGLS
- the apcB gene encoding allophycocyanin subunit beta, whose product is MAQDAITAVINSADVQGKYLDNAALEKLKVYFSTGELRVRAASTISANAAAIVKEAVAKSLLYSDITRPGGNMYTTRRYAACIRDLDYYLRYATYALLAGDPSILDERVLNGLKETYNSLGVPVGATVQAIQAIKEVAASLVGSDAGKEVGVYLDYISSGLS
- the apcA gene encoding allophycocyanin subunit alpha → MSIVTKAIVNADAEARYLSPGELDRIKSFVASGERRVRIAQILTENRERLVKQAGDQLFQKRPDVVSPGGNAYGQELTATCLRDLDYYLRLITYGIVAGDVTPIEEIGVIGARELYKSLGTPIDGVAEGIRGLKNGAATLLSGDDASEAGGYFDYLVGALLG